The genomic window CTCCTAGCAGACGATAAAGTGCAAGATTATCTCTTACCGTAAGTGGATGAGTAACGATGACGCTAGGAATAAATGTGCTCAGCAAATCCACAACCGGTTTCTGGTTCTCGTCTATATTAACCAATAAATGAGTAGGTGCAAGTTGCCGAATTTTTTCAACATCAACATCTTTGGTGCCACCAACTTTAGGAATCTGTTTCACCAAATTTTTAGGGTGGATACAAAAACCAGTGCGCCCCACCATATATTGCGCAAGGCCGAGATCACACAGTAGTTCGGTAATGGAAGGAACCAGACTAAGGATACGAGGAGTGCCTGACTCCAAAGAAATTGCGTGGTGCCTTTGCCCGATTGCATCAATGAATTCCATCAGATTTTCGTTCTAGATTTTTGTGGTGCATTTAGGAAAATATAGTCATAGAGCCAATTTGGCAATATACGTAATAATTTGGCGATTCCTGCCATTTGCCAAGGGATCACTTTATATGATTTACCTGATGCTATCGCCTCGACCGCAGCCGTCGCAAATTTATCCACAGGCATCAAAAAAGGCATGGCGTAGGTATTTAGCTTGGTCATCGGGGTATCGATATATCCAGGCACGATAGTCACCACGCGTATTCCACTTGCGGCGAGCCCAACGCGCAAGGACTCGCAATAACTGATGACCGCGGCCTTCGATGCGCTATACGCTTCAGCCCCCGGCAATCCGCGGATACCGGCGACACTGGCAATTCCGACCAAGCGACATGATTGCGTCGTAGCATGCGGCTTCATATTTTCAATAAATGGAGCAAAACTCGCCACTGTTGCGACAAGATTGGTCTGTATAACACGCTCAAAAACCGCGAGATCTTCGGTATATTCAGTCAATGTCCCAACAGAAATACCCGCATTCGCAATCACAATATTAACTACGCCATGTAAGTCTATAAAATTTGCGGCGGCAGCAGACAAGGCAGCATGATCAGTCACGTCCAAGGCATACACGCTATGCAGCTCCGGATTGACTAGACTTGAGCGCAATTGCTCCAGCAGATCGCTGCGACGCGCAACTAAGCCAAGTTTAGCGCCCTGTTTTGCATACTGCGCAGCCAGTGCAGCCCCAATACCTGAGGACGCTCCGGTGATGAATACGGTCGTCATTTTTCACATTTCCATAAAATTGATGCAAATTTTTGTGACTCAATACTCTTAGCTATTTTTCGATACTGCAGCGGAACTCAAAGCATTTTATTAAATCGACTTATTCAAAAAAAATCCGCCTTAACCGGCGGATTTTCTATTTATATCAACAATATCTATTTTTTCTTGGCTACTGCTTTCGCAGGATCCGCGGCTTGCGCTGTTGAATTTTTCTCTTTTTGTACCTTTGCGAGCAACCAATCCAAGACTGGGAATACCGCTTGATTTTGCGCTTGCTCGGTAACTCTACCCATCGTCACTGCAGCCATTGCTGGGGCCGTAATGTAACGTCCGTCTATGGCAAGCATAGGGACTGAATCAACTTGGAAGGCAGTCATCAATTGCGCAGCACGGCTAAGCTTGCTTTGAATGGCGAAAGAATTGTACACATCTAGAAATTTTTGTTTATCTATGCCCGATTTAGCCACAAACTCCATGACGTCAGCATCCGTTTGCAAACGATTACGGTCTACGTGATAGGCATTGAATACTTTAATATGAAACTCATCAATTTTCCCCATAGCCTCTAGAGAATAGTAGAGTTTTTGTTGACTGGTCAGTCCGTGAAAATTGACGTGTACACGTTTAAAAACGATATTGTCGCCCTGTTTTTTTACCCATTCTGCGAGCAAAGGTTCAAGCGCGTTGCAATGTGGGCAAAAATATCCAAAAAATTCTATGACTTCAATTTTTTTCCCGCTATCAACTGACTGTGGGCGCTCTAGTAATTTATATTCTTTACCGTTTTCAGGATTGCCAACCGCCGCACTTGCACCTATTGCGATAAAACCTAAGCTCAGTAATATCAGCAAATGTCGAATTAAACGCATCATATTTCCTTGTAATTGATTAAGTCATTATTTAGCCGTACGAACCACGGCCACATCCACACTATTTTCAGACAATTTACTACGCATACGGTTCATTGTTTCTAGCTGAGCAAACGGTCCTATCCTGACACGATAGAGGGCTCCGTTGTCTGAGGCTTTTTCACTAATTTTTGCCTCAAATCCAAGTAAGGCCAATTTTGCCCTCGCGCTCTCCGCATCAGCCAACTCTCTAAATGCGCCAGCCTGTAAAAAATAGACATATTTGTCGTCAGCGACATCGGTTTTCGAGGCTGAATCAGGGGTTTTAGTTTCCGGCTTATCCTGAGCTTTCTCTATATTTTTTTCTGCGGGAGCAGGAGTCGGTTTAGTCTCGGCTTTTACTTCCGCCACTTTCGCCGCAGTTTCGGCAGGCTTACTAGTATCAATCGCTTTAGCAAGCTCTTTCGCTGCTTCTTTCACGGCGTCCTTGCTACCATACAAAGGCTTATTTGGGTCTTGCATTTGCGCCGCAGGTACATCGGCCTTATCTGCCTTAATATTCTTGTTCGTGAAAGGCATGGAGGTTTTTGTGATCAATAAAGCCACTGCCACCGCTATACCGAGACCGATAACTAATCCCAGGATCAAGCCCATGAGTGTACCGCCATCCTGGCGTGACAAATATTTTCGATGAAGTTTCATGCGTCTCCGTTTTAAAATTTCATTACATTTTATTTGGTGCAGATACACCGATCAATGCCAAACCATTTCGCAGCACCTGCCGCGTTGCCAACATCAGTGCAAGCCTTGCCATTTTGGTTGGAATATCATCCACTAAAACGCGTTCTGCATTGTAATAACTATGTAATTCACCGGCTAAATCGCGGAGATAAAAAGCGACCTGGTGTGGCCCCAGTTCCTCTAACGCCCTTTGCAGAGCTTCCGGATATTCTGCCAATTTTGCCAGCAACAAAGCTTCTCTCGGAGCGGTCAATGGTGAAAGATCTACCGACACCAAGTTGGCAAGTACTGCGTCATCATCGCTATATTGAGCCAAAACCGAACAAATCCTAGCATGCGCATACTGCACATAGTAAACCGGATTTTCATCTGAGCGCGCCAACGCGACGTCGACATCAAATACAAATTCGGTATCTGCCTTGCGCGAGATGAGGAAAAAACGTACTGCGTCTCGCCCTTTTTCGACATCTCCATTGCCAGACCAGTCAATTAAATCGCGTACCGTCACGTAGGAACCCGCACGCTTGGAAATTTTAACTTCGGCACCGTCCTTCATCACAGTGACCATCTTGTGCAACACGTAGTCAGGATAGCCTTGAGGAATTCCGGCATCGACAGCTTGTAACCCTGCCCGTACGCGGGCAATAGTGCCGTGATGATCACTCCCCTGAACATTGATCGCTTGCGTATAGCCACGTTGCCATTTGACGATGTGATACGCGACATCAGGTACAAAATAGGTGTAGCTACCATCGGATTTTTTCATCACGCGGTCTTTGTCATCACCGTATTCAGTTGTACGCAACCACAAAGCGCCATCTAGCTCATAGGTCTTACCAACAGCTTTCAGTGCATCGACCGCGGCTTCGACCTTGCCATCAAGATATAAGGAAGACTCCAAATAATAATTATCAAACTTGACGCCGAAAGCCATCAAATCAATATCTTGCTCACGCCGTAAATAGGTCACACTAAACTGGCGCAATGAATCTAAGTCTGCCACGTCGCCGCTAGCGATAACTGGCGCACCATCAATCGCAGAGACGGTCTTCTTAGCCAGAAAATCTTGGGCTATTTCAGCAATATAGTCACCGTTATAAGCAGACTCAGGCCAAGCTGCATCACCGGGCTTGAAGCCCTTAGCCCTCGCTTGTACCGACGTGGCAAGGTTACCAATCTGTACCCCAGCATCGTTGTAATAAAATTCACGTGTAACTTCGTAACTCTGCGCTTCCAACAAGGCTGCTAATGCATCACCCAGGGCCCCTTGGCGCCCGTGTCCCACATGCAGTGGACCAGTTGGATTAGCTGAAACAAATTCCACGATCACTTTTTTACCTAGTCCAATAATGCCGCGCCCAAACTGGTTTTTTTGCTGAAGAACTAGCTTAACAATAGATTGTTTTGCCGACGAATTGAGTCGAATATTTATAAAGCCAGGACCGGCAATTTCTACAGCCGAAATTAAAGCATTGTTCTGTGCCAACAGCGCACTGACTATCGCCTGCGCTAGTTCTCGTGGATTCTTTTTTAGTGGCTTTGCAATCTGCATCGCAATATTGCAGGCGATGTCACCATGCGAAGGATCGCGCGGGCGCTCTAGCAGAATATTTGGGGTAAGCTCACTTCCTTCCAACAATGGATGAACGGCTTGTTGCAGAAGTTCCAGTATTTCTTGTTTTTGTTGGGCTAGCATGGCAGGTCTATTTCATTTGCATAAAAGCAAATGTGAAGTGAAGGACAGCGCACATTATACTGTCTAGCATGCAGGCTTGTCCGTCAGCTTATCAGTCTCGATGAAAAATCCACAGACCAATTTCCACTTTAACTTCCCGCCAACATGGCGCGCTCTTTACTAAGGCCGAAAATCGCAGATGGCATGAGGCTATTCCTAAGCTGAGCGTGTAAAATGGATCGTTTCCCCCTCTTTGGATTTACCATGTGGTTTAAGAATTTACAGATTTTTCGTCTACCTGCCCCTTGGAAAGTAGACATCGAGCAATTAGCTACCCAGTTAGCATCACAAGCCTTTTCTCAGTGTCCGTCGAACGAGATGCAAAGCGAAGGTTGGGCGTCACCGAGAGACAATGGATCTCTGGTGCATAGCGTTAATCAACAAATACTTCTGTTACTGTCCACAGAAAAAAAATTGTTGCCGTCAACCGTGGTTAATCAAGTAGCGAAAGCCAGAGCCGCGGAGTTGGAAGAGCAACAAGGTTTCGCGCCGGGTCGTAAAGCGATGAAGGATTTAAAGGAAAGAGTGACCGAGGAGTTATTACCACGCGCCTTTGGAATAAAACGTAGCACCTGGGTTTGGATAGATCCGGTACATGGCTGGCTAGTAATTGACACATCCAGCCCAAGCAAAGCCGATGAGGTCATCAAGCTTATATTGAAATGCGATAAGATGCCGCTGGAAAGCTTACGCGTTAAATTGTCGCCGCAAACCGCAATGACAGATTGGTTGGTGGGCAACGAAGCGCCAAAGGGCTTCACTATCGATCAAGATACTGAGTTACGTGCCCATACTGAAGACAAGGCAACTGTACGTTACGTCAACCACTCCATAGATACAGATGATGTGCAGCGTCACATAGCAGCGGGTAAGCAGTGCACTAAATTAGCAGTAACCTGGAACGACCGAATCTCTTTTATCCTGACCGAAACACTTGCCCTTAAACGCATTAAACCGTTGGAGATACTAAACGAAGATAAGGAGAGCCGTACCACCAATGAAGATGAGCGCTTCGATGGAGATTTTGTGCTGATGGCTGCGGAGTTGGCGAGTATGTTGGATGATTTGGTATTCGCGCTGGGCGGGGAACTGGATAAAGCACAGGCAGCTTAGATTCGATGTGCGAGGATCAGTTAGATTGTTGATTTTTTCATCAACTACCGATTCCAGTAAATCGCGAACAAAAAAACGGGCAATTCGCTCGTTTTTTTACATCTAACGTCGCCCAAACTAGAAACGATGCATGGGGTTTCGATGGTTTAATCCATGGATGTAAGCATGGATGCAAAAACTTGGGATGTCAATGCACGCCTTGGCACGTCCTGAAACAAAAAAACCGCATCTCTCATAGTGAGGTATGCGGTTTTTGGGGCTTCATGGCACTGCATGAAACGTATTACTGGCGGAGCGGACGGGACTCGAACCCGCGACCCCCGGCGTGACAGGCCGGTATTCTAACCAGCTGAACTACCGCTCCGAAACTACTAAAGCTTGAACTACAATATTTATCTGATGGTGGGTGCTGAGAGGCTCGAACTCCCGACCTACGCCTTGTAAGGGCGCCGCTCTACCAACTGAGCTAAGCACCCAATATTATCGCTTAGTTCAGATAAACATTCATCGTTTGTCACCACGACTACAGAAGAAAGATTATAGGGCATGCGATCGATTCTGTCTAGAGTCTATGCAGAATTTCTTATTATTTAATGCATCGGTTGCACGTAAAACCCAAAACACGAAGAAAAGGTAATTGCAACTCAGTGCTATTTTAATGCTTTGCAGGCGCGTCCTTAAAGGCCCAAAATTTACTTCCTGCAAAGTTCCAGCACAGTCCTATGCCCGTAGTAATCAATTGCGACAGCCATGGGTTCCAATCCAAATGAAGGACGAACATGCTCATCAAACCCAAGCTCAGACACCAACCGATTCCAAGCACTGCAAAGTACTTGGAAGCAGCTTCCATATGTGACTTGCCACTATCAAACGTCAAGAAATAATTCAGAATGTAGTTCACGACCGAACCTAACAGGTAACCGATGGCCGATCCAAACACGGTAGCTGCGTTTCCGGACGCCGCAATTGCTATGGCAACACATGCATATTGAACCGCAGTCCCAGACAAGCCGACAGCGGCAAAACGTAGAAACTGATAAAAAAATAGTTTAGTCATAAATACCATTAAATAAAATTTTCAACGTCACTGAAAACTTTTTAGGTCTAAGCAAGCATAGAATCAGTTATTTTTGCACGAATTTCGCGCAAAGCAAAAACCCCTCAACAGGTAGCTGTTGAGGGGTTTTCTAATAAAAGCCTGACGATGACCTACTTTCACACTGGTTGCAGCACTATCATTGGCGCGGAGTCGTTTCACGGTCCTGTTCGGGATGGGAAGGGGTGGTACCGACTTGCTATGGTCATCAGGCATAACTTGTTGACTTTGTGTGGTTCACGTTGCTTTGTGAGTCGCACAAGGTCCAATTGGGAAGAAGGGTCGTAGGGCGGTTTGCACCACCAAGGCAAGCGAACATGGTTCACTTGTCCATCAATAATCATGTGTGCTGAGCGATTGACCATCGCTGCAGCGTGCCTGCATGTTGAGTGCAGGACTTAGGCGGTTGTGATTTGTACCAAACTTCGTCGATTCCTCGACGACATAAGGCAAACACACAAACAATACTTGTCGTAAATCTATAACACTAAAGTTATAGGGACAAGCCTTACGGGCAATTAGTACTGGTTAGCTTAATGCATTACTGCACTTCCACACCCAGCCTATCAACGTCCTGGTCTCGAACGACCCTTTAAAGAGATCTAG from Undibacterium parvum includes these protein-coding regions:
- a CDS encoding SPOR domain-containing protein is translated as MKLHRKYLSRQDGGTLMGLILGLVIGLGIAVAVALLITKTSMPFTNKNIKADKADVPAAQMQDPNKPLYGSKDAVKEAAKELAKAIDTSKPAETAAKVAEVKAETKPTPAPAEKNIEKAQDKPETKTPDSASKTDVADDKYVYFLQAGAFRELADAESARAKLALLGFEAKISEKASDNGALYRVRIGPFAQLETMNRMRSKLSENSVDVAVVRTAK
- a CDS encoding GtrA family protein, translated to MTKLFFYQFLRFAAVGLSGTAVQYACVAIAIAASGNAATVFGSAIGYLLGSVVNYILNYFLTFDSGKSHMEAASKYFAVLGIGWCLSLGLMSMFVLHLDWNPWLSQLITTGIGLCWNFAGSKFWAFKDAPAKH
- a CDS encoding thiol:disulfide interchange protein DsbA/DsbL is translated as MRLIRHLLILLSLGFIAIGASAAVGNPENGKEYKLLERPQSVDSGKKIEVIEFFGYFCPHCNALEPLLAEWVKKQGDNIVFKRVHVNFHGLTSQQKLYYSLEAMGKIDEFHIKVFNAYHVDRNRLQTDADVMEFVAKSGIDKQKFLDVYNSFAIQSKLSRAAQLMTAFQVDSVPMLAIDGRYITAPAMAAVTMGRVTEQAQNQAVFPVLDWLLAKVQKEKNSTAQAADPAKAVAKKK
- the argS gene encoding arginine--tRNA ligase — translated: MLAQQKQEILELLQQAVHPLLEGSELTPNILLERPRDPSHGDIACNIAMQIAKPLKKNPRELAQAIVSALLAQNNALISAVEIAGPGFINIRLNSSAKQSIVKLVLQQKNQFGRGIIGLGKKVIVEFVSANPTGPLHVGHGRQGALGDALAALLEAQSYEVTREFYYNDAGVQIGNLATSVQARAKGFKPGDAAWPESAYNGDYIAEIAQDFLAKKTVSAIDGAPVIASGDVADLDSLRQFSVTYLRREQDIDLMAFGVKFDNYYLESSLYLDGKVEAAVDALKAVGKTYELDGALWLRTTEYGDDKDRVMKKSDGSYTYFVPDVAYHIVKWQRGYTQAINVQGSDHHGTIARVRAGLQAVDAGIPQGYPDYVLHKMVTVMKDGAEVKISKRAGSYVTVRDLIDWSGNGDVEKGRDAVRFFLISRKADTEFVFDVDVALARSDENPVYYVQYAHARICSVLAQYSDDDAVLANLVSVDLSPLTAPREALLLAKLAEYPEALQRALEELGPHQVAFYLRDLAGELHSYYNAERVLVDDIPTKMARLALMLATRQVLRNGLALIGVSAPNKM
- a CDS encoding recombination-associated protein RdgC, coding for MWFKNLQIFRLPAPWKVDIEQLATQLASQAFSQCPSNEMQSEGWASPRDNGSLVHSVNQQILLLLSTEKKLLPSTVVNQVAKARAAELEEQQGFAPGRKAMKDLKERVTEELLPRAFGIKRSTWVWIDPVHGWLVIDTSSPSKADEVIKLILKCDKMPLESLRVKLSPQTAMTDWLVGNEAPKGFTIDQDTELRAHTEDKATVRYVNHSIDTDDVQRHIAAGKQCTKLAVTWNDRISFILTETLALKRIKPLEILNEDKESRTTNEDERFDGDFVLMAAELASMLDDLVFALGGELDKAQAA
- a CDS encoding SDR family oxidoreductase, which encodes MTTVFITGASSGIGAALAAQYAKQGAKLGLVARRSDLLEQLRSSLVNPELHSVYALDVTDHAALSAAAANFIDLHGVVNIVIANAGISVGTLTEYTEDLAVFERVIQTNLVATVASFAPFIENMKPHATTQSCRLVGIASVAGIRGLPGAEAYSASKAAVISYCESLRVGLAASGIRVVTIVPGYIDTPMTKLNTYAMPFLMPVDKFATAAVEAIASGKSYKVIPWQMAGIAKLLRILPNWLYDYIFLNAPQKSRTKI